The proteins below come from a single Triticum aestivum cultivar Chinese Spring chromosome 5D, IWGSC CS RefSeq v2.1, whole genome shotgun sequence genomic window:
- the LOC123121646 gene encoding sugar transport protein 7: MAGGGMAALGVKKERAAEYKGRMTLAVAMACLVAAVGGSIFGYDIGISGGVTSMDPFLEKFFPVVFRRKNSGHQNNYCKYDNQGLSAFTSSLYLAGLVSSLVASPVTRNYGRRASIVCGGISFLIGAILNVAAVNLEMLILGRIMLGVGIGFGNQGVPLYLSEMAPAHLRGGLNMMFQLATTLGIFTANMVNYGTQNLKPWGWRLSLGLAAAPALLMTVGGLLLPETPNSLIERGRAEEGRRILERIRGTADVDAEFMDMSEASELANTIKNPFRNILEPRNRPQLVMAVCMPAFQILTGINSILFYAPVLFQTMGFGASASLYSSVITGAVLFLSTLISIATVDRLGRRKLLISGGIQMIVCQVIVAVILGVKFGTDKQLSRSYSIVVVVVICLFVMAFGWSWGPLGWTVPSEIFPLETRSAGQSITVAVNLFFTFVIAQAFLSMLCAFKFGIFLFFAAWITVMTVFVYVFLPETKGVPIEEMVLLWRKHWFWKKVMPDMPLEDGWGEGGGERADNKGH; this comes from the exons ATGGCGGGCGGCGGCATGGCCGCGCTGGGCGTgaagaaggagagggcggccgagTACAAGGGCCGCATGACGCTCGCCGTCGCCATGgcctgcctcgtcgccgccgtcgggGGCTCCATCTTCGGCTACGACATCGGGATCTCCG GAGGAGTGACCTCCATGGACCCATTCCTGGAGAAGTTCTTCCCGGTGGTGTTCCGGCGGAAGAACTCCGGCCACCAGAACAACTACTGCAAGTACGACAACCAGGGCCTCTCGGCATTCACCTCCTCTCTGTACCTGGCCGGCCTGGTCTCCTCcctcgtcgcctcgccggtgacgAGGAACTACGGCCGACGCGCCAGCATTGTCTGCGGCGGCATCAGCTTCCTCATCGGCGCGATCCTCAACGTGGCGGCCGTGAACCTTGAGATGCTGATCCTCGGTCGTATCATGCTCGGCGTTGGCATCGGTTTCGGCAATCAG GGTGTGCCGCTGTACCTGTCGGAGATGGCGCCGGCGCACCTCCGAGGCGGGCTGAACATGATGTTCCAGCTCGCGACGACGCTCGGCATCTTCACGGCGAACATGGTCAACTACGGCACGCAGAACCTCAAGCCCTGGGGTTGGCGCCTCTCGCTCGgcctcgcggcggcgccggcgctgCTGATGACCGTCGGCGGGCTGCTCCTGCCGGAGACGCCCAACAGCCTCATCGAGCGCGGGCGCGCCGAGGAGGGCCGGCGCATCCTGGAGCGCATCCGCGGCACGGCGGACGTCGACGCCGAGTTCATGGACATGTCGGAGGCCAGCGAGCTGGCGAACACCATCAAGAACCCGTTCCGGAACATCCTCGAGCCGCGCAACCGGCCGCAGCTggtgatggccgtgtgcatgccggCGTTCCAGATCCTGACGGGCATCAACTCCATCCTGTTCTACGCGCCGGTGCTGTTCCAGACCATGGGCTTCGGCGCCAGCGCGTCGCTCTACTCCTCCGTGATCACCGGCGCGGTGCTCTTCTTGTCTACCCTCATCTCCATCGCCACCGTCGACCGCCTCGGCCGGAGGAAGCTCCTCATCAGCGGCGGCATCCAGATGATCGTTTGCCAG GTGATCGTGGCGGTGATACTCGGGGTGAAGTTCGGGACGGACAAGCAGCTGTCGCGGAGCTACTCgatcgtggtggtggtggtgatctgCCTCTTCGTGATGGCGTTCGGGTGGTCGTGGGGGCCACTGGGGTGGACGGTGCCGAGCGAGATCTTCCCGCTGGAGACGCGGTCGGCGGGGCAGAGCATCACGGTGGCCGTCAACCTCTTCTTCACCTTCGTCATCGCGCAGGCGTTCCTGTCCATGCTCTGCGCCTTCAAGTTCGgcatcttcctcttcttcgccgcctGGATCACGGTCATGACCGTGTTCGTCTACGTCTTCCTGCCGGAGACCAAGGGCGTGCCCATCGAGGAGATGGTGCTGCTGTGGAGGAAGCACTGGTTCTGGAAGAAGGTGATGCCGGACATGCCGCTCGAGGACGGCTGGGGAGAAGGGGGCGGCGAGCGTGCTGACAACAAGGGTCACTAG